Proteins from one Nyctibius grandis isolate bNycGra1 chromosome 2, bNycGra1.pri, whole genome shotgun sequence genomic window:
- the CCNA1 gene encoding cyclin-A1: protein MRRTGEKSRAGRREPCPAAPRGGGRAVLGVLAENGQQRPSGQGAAVIRRFSGSENTIPSSGKDELPNRMVNATAKQGFAIYMDESEEKENYNSQEAEKLESSLCELDTSAMTSSIHLLLDLSTGSPMVVDTSFQSQPEDHMEDPVTLTVGEYAEDIHQYLREAEVRFRPKPNYMRKQPDITTGMRAILVDWLVEVGEEYKLRTETLYLAVNFLDRFLSCMSVLRGKLQLVGTAAILLAAKYEEIYPPQVDEFVYITDDTYTKRQLLRMEHLILKVLAFDLTAPTINQFLLQYIQRHGVCMRTENFARYLAELSLLEADPFLKYLPSQTAAAAYCLANYTVNRSLWPETLAAFTGYSLSEIVPCLTDLHKACLDASHCQLQAIKDKYKHSKYLQVSLLEPPAVLPLQ, encoded by the exons TGGGGGTGCTGGCGGAGAACGGGCAGCAGCGGCCCAGCGGCCAG GGTGCTGCTGTTATCAGACGCTTTTCTGGCTCGGAAAACACCATCCCTTCATCTGGAAAAGATGAATTACCCAACCGCATGGTCAATGCTACAGCAAAGCAAGGGTTTGCTATCTACATGGATgaatcagaagagaaagaaaactacaACAGTCAAGAGGCTGAAAAGCTGGAATCAAGCCTGTGTGAACTGGATACTAGTGCAATGACATCCAGCATTCACCTACTGCTGGATCTGAGTACAG GATCTCCTATGGTAGTGGACACTTCCTTCCAGTCCCAGCCTGAGGATCATATGGAAGATCCTGTAACTCTGACTGTGGGAGAGTATGCAGAAGACATTCATCAATACCTCCGAGAGGCTGAA GTACGATTCAGGCCCAAGCCCAACTACATGAGGAAGCAACCAGATATCACAACAGGAATGCGTGCCATCTTGGTAGACTGGCTGGTGGAAGTAGGGGAAGAATATAAACTTCGGACGGAGACTTTGTACTTGGCAGTGAACTTCCTGGACCGGTTTCTTTCCTGCATGTCTGTTCTCAGAGGGAAGCTGCAGCTTGTAGGAACAGCAGCAATTCTTCTGGCTGC GAAATATGAAGAGATCTACCCACCACAAGTGGATGAATTTGTGTATATAACTGATGATACCTACACAAAGAGGCAGCTGCTAAGAATGGAACACCTGATTCTCAAAGTGTTGGCTTTTGACCTAACAGCCCCAACCATCAACCAGTTCCTCCTTCAGTATATTCAGAGGCATGGAGTCTGTATGAGGACAGAGAACTTTGCAAGG tatCTTGCAGAGCTGAGTCTCCTTGAAGCGGATCCTTTTCTGAAGTACCTTCCTTCAcaaactgctgcagcagcctACTGTCTAGCAAACTATACAGTGAACAGGTCTCTCTGG CCAGAAACACTTGCTGCATTCACTGGGTATTCATTAAGTGAGATAGTGCCTTGCCTCACTGATCTGCATAAAGCATGCCTTGATGCTTCCCATTGCCAACTGCAAGCAATTAAGGACAAGTATAAGCACTCAAA GTACCTGCAGGTGTCTCTTTTGGAGCCCCCAGCAGTTCTTCCTCTACAATAG